A genomic window from Salvelinus namaycush isolate Seneca chromosome 5, SaNama_1.0, whole genome shotgun sequence includes:
- the LOC120048214 gene encoding early growth response protein 1-like: MAATKTEMLHPALQISDPLSFPHSPMDNYPKLEEMMMLSSAGTPYLSASATDGAGFGSGEPGEQYDHITGDTLPDISMNCEKSMGEQSYSSQRLPPISYTGRFTLEPATNCSNSLWAEPLFSLVSGLVGINTPSTSAPPSSASQTGTSSSLSSSISSIAISSQSSSLSCSVHHSENNPIYSAAPTYSSASPDIFSDQGQGFPSPAGGSLQYNPPAYPNGKMCGTSFPVPMIPDYLFPQQQGEISLLPDQKPFQNGSSQPSLTPLSTIKAFATQTGSQDLKSVYQSQLIKPSRMRKYPNRPSKTPPHERPYACPVETCDRRFSRSDELTRHIRIHTGQKPFQCRICMRNFSRSDHLTTHIRTHTGEKPFACEICGRKFARSDERKRHTKIHLRQKDKKAEKGGMAGAVAVAAASVSAPSPVSSYPSPITSYPSPVSSYPSPVTSCYSSPIHTSYPSPSIATTYPSVSMSMSSTFQSSMASSFPSSVASIYSSPVPTPLSDMQSTLSPRTIEIC, translated from the exons ATGGCTGCAACCAAGACAGAGATGCTCCATCCAGCCCTGCAGATCTCAGACCCCCTCAGCTTCCCCCATTCTCCCATGGATAACTATCCCAAGCTGGAGGAGATGATGATGCTGAGCTCTGCTGGGACCCCCTACCTCTCCGCCTCGGCGACCGATGGAGCAGGTTTCGGATCGGGGGAGCCAGGAGAGCAGTATGACCACATTACTGGAG atACATTACCTGATATCTCCATGAACTGTGAGAAGTCGATGGGAGAGCAGAGCTACTCCAGCCAGCGGCTGCCTCCTATCTCTTACACTGGCCGCTTCACCCTGGAGCCTGCCACCAACTGCAGCAACAGCCTGTGGGCCGAGCCCCTATTCAGTCTGGTCAGTGGGCTGGTGGGGATCAACACCCCCTCCACCTCCGCCCCGCCCTCCTCCGCCTCTCAGACCGGCACCTCTTCCTCGTTGTCCTCCTCTATCTCGTCCATCGCCATCTCCTCTCAGAGCTCCAGTCTGAGCTGCTCTGTCCACCACAGTGAGAATAACCCCATCTATTCAGCTGCTCCTACCTACTCCAGCGCCAGCCCTGACATCTTCTCCGACCAGGGCCAGGGCTTCCCCAGCCCAGCCGGAGGGTCGCTCCAGTACAACCCTCCAGCCTACCCCAATGGGAAGATGTGTGGCACCAGCTTCCCTGTGCCCATGATCCCTGACTACCTCTTCCCCCAGCAGCAGGGGGAGATTAGCCTGCTACCTGACCAGAAGCCCTTCCAGAACGGGTCAAGCCAGCCCTCCCTCACCCCCCTGTCCACCATTAAAGCCTTCGCCACCCAGACGGGCTCCCAAGACCTGAAGAGTGTCTACCAGTCCCAGCTGATCAAGCCCAGCCGCATGCGCAAGTACCCCAATCGTCCCAGCAAGACGCCGCCCCACGAGAGGCCGTATGCCTGCCCCGTGGAGACGTGTGACCGCCGTTTCTCCCGCTCAGACGAGTTGACACGCCACATCCGCATCCACACAGGCCAGAAGCCCTTCCAGTGCCGTATCTGCATGCGCAACTTCAGCCGCAGTGACCACCTGACCAcgcacatacgcacgcacaccgGTGAGAAGCCCTTCGCCTGCGAGATCTGTGGACGCAAGTTTGCCCGCAGCGACGAGAGGAAGAGGCACACCAAGATCCATCTGAGGCAGAAGGACAAGAAGGCGGAGAAAGGTGGGATGGCTGGGGCGGTGGCTGTAGCAGCAGCTTCAGTATCAGCCCCCTCCCCTGTCTCTAGCTACCCTTCTCCCATCACCTCCTACCCCTCCCCGGTCTCCTCCTACCCCTCCCCAGTCACATCCTGCTACTCATCTCCCATCCACACCTcgtacccctctccctccatcgccACCACCTACCCCTCTGTCTCCATGTCCATGTCCAGTACCTTTCAGTCCTCCAtggcctcctccttcccctcctctgtAGCCTCCATCTACTCCTCTCCGGTTCCCACCCCGCTGTCAGACATGCAGTCCACACTCTCCCCAAGGACAATCGAGATCTGCTAA